A segment of the Hydrogenimonas thermophila genome:
TTTTAGACATCTCTTGACATTGTTGTTGAATAAATTCATTAACTTGGATAAATTCATCATCTTTTAGTTCACCCAACTCTTTTTTTATTGTGAGTTCGATACTTGCTGCACTTATAGCATTTAATGGTTGTCTCCAATGATGAGCAATCATTTTTACCATTTCACCCATTTGTGCCTGTTTTGATTGCTGAAATAGTAATTCATCTTTTCTTTTTACTTCTGTTAAATCAATAGCAGTGGACATTCTGATCTTTTGGCCATTCAGTGAGATATATTTACCAGATGCTAATACATACAAATATTTACCATCTTTATTAATAAGGGTTGTTTCATATGGCGGTGTTATTTCAGATTTAAAAGCCTTAATGATTTTTGGTAACTCTTCTTGTGGAATAAAATCTGATAAATCTCTACCTATTACTTCTGATTTTTTACTATATCCTACCATTTTTACACCAGATTTGTTTACATCAACAATTTTTCCATCTTTTGTAAAGACTATCATTTCAATTGTCATGTCTAGTATGTTTTGAAAGTTTTCAATAGCCTCAGATAATTTAAGATTTTTTTCTATTAGCTCACTAGTAGCACTTTTTATTTTTTCTGATAATTCCATATTGAAACCTTTTAATTTATCATTTTTTATTTTTATCTCTTTTATCATATTTATAAAATTTTGATTAAGTGTATCTATTTCTGAAATCCCTGTTCCTATATAAGATAAATTATCTTTATTTTGATCAAAGTTAGAGCTAATATTGGAAAGATAAATAATTGGTTCTGTAATCTCATTAGATAACTTGCTAAATCGTTTAGTAGCAAGTTTATATATAATAAAAAATAGAAAAAGAGATATTAAAGTTAAAATGAAAATAATTATTTTAGAATTATTTTGAATTGTATTTACAGTTTCAAGTAGTTTTGATTTTTTTGTAATTAGTAATAGATAAGAGTTAGTAGTTTTGATTTTGTCTAAGATCAATATATAGCTTTTATTATTAATATAAACTTCCTTTATTTTATTTTTTTTCTTTATCATTTCAGATATATCTTGAAACAGTCTATTTCTTGATTTGTAGATATTAAATATTTTTGGTTTTTTAATTGTGTTTTTAATTATTTCGGTATAGTTATAAGTAGTTAGTTCTTGAATATTTGTTAACTGTTCAATCTCTTTTGGCATAGCTGTAATTGTTCCATTTTTGCTTATTAAAATTAATTTAGAATCAAATGGCAATTTTTTATTTAATAGATTATCAATAATTTCTTCAATAGTTATATCTATACCTGTTACTCCTTCTAAAAAATTTTTATTATAAATTGGCACTATGCAAGAGATCATCCAACCTCTGCCTGCAGGATCAAGGTATGCTTCAGTCCATACCGGCTTTTTTTGTGGATTATGTTTTTGATCGGCAAGATAGTAAAAGTTATAGTTTTGCATTATTAAAGTAGGACCATATTGTTTATATATTTTATTTATAAATGGGTATATTCTATTCATATTGTCATAACTATTAAAATATACAGATGTTATGAGT
Coding sequences within it:
- a CDS encoding PAS domain S-box protein, encoding MKINIKDKLRNIFFKTIIIPFIILSLFLATIFILLRNYMFTKVKSLEIEKTEKILNIVIDNEKNIIDYKFANIELLAKLLQKEHEKIFKDRYISDKDVSFKTADNGVFYKTTQKGSSLYYSASTKISKHEKSKALFTENMDTLFKALVDNNKLITSVYFNSYDNMNRIYPFINKIYKQYGPTLIMQNYNFYYLADQKHNPQKKPVWTEAYLDPAGRGWMISCIVPIYNKNFLEGVTGIDITIEEIIDNLLNKKLPFDSKLILISKNGTITAMPKEIEQLTNIQELTTYNYTEIIKNTIKKPKIFNIYKSRNRLFQDISEMIKKKNKIKEVYINNKSYILILDKIKTTNSYLLLITKKSKLLETVNTIQNNSKIIIFILTLISLFLFFIIYKLATKRFSKLSNEITEPIIYLSNISSNFDQNKDNLSYIGTGISEIDTLNQNFINMIKEIKIKNDKLKGFNMELSEKIKSATSELIEKNLKLSEAIENFQNILDMTIEMIVFTKDGKIVDVNKSGVKMVGYSKKSEVIGRDLSDFIPQEELPKIIKAFKSEITPPYETTLINKDGKYLYVLASGKYISLNGQKIRMSTAIDLTEVKRKDELLFQQSKQAQMGEMVKMIAHHWRQPLNAISAASIELTIKKELGELKDDEFIQVNEFIQQQCQEMSKTINTFIQFSQSKSEIKKFNILDVINHVIAIVEIEFKNFNIEIIIENKNIVLLTGYSDMFEQVILNILINARDAYNDNKSAKDKKIYISIDNNQTVSIKDYAGGIKSENIDKLFTPYFTTKEQGKPK